One genomic window of Pseudomonas sp. LFM046 includes the following:
- the ribD gene encoding bifunctional diaminohydroxyphosphoribosylaminopyrimidine deaminase/5-amino-6-(5-phosphoribosylamino)uracil reductase RibD — protein sequence MAASDQAYMARALELARKGIYSTHPNPRVGCVIVRDGQVVGEGWHVRAGEPHAEVHALRQAGELARGATAYVTLEPCSHHGRTPPCADALVAAGVGRVVAAMQDPNPQVAGRGLERLADAGIAVESGVLEAEARVLNAGFIKRMEQGLPFVRVKLAMSLDGRTAMASGESQWITGPEARSAVQRLRARASVVLTGADTVLTDAARLTVRPDELGLDAELSALAVSRPPLRVLVDGRLRVPLSAPFFQAGPALVATASGAGEGAYPGHELLSLPGADGHVDLRRLLQELASRGTNEVLVEAGPRLAGAFARAGLVDEYQIFIAAKFLGSSARPLLDWPLDRMAEAQELKIVEMRAVGDDWRVIAVPRPIA from the coding sequence ATGGCCGCCAGCGATCAGGCCTATATGGCCCGCGCCCTGGAGCTGGCGCGCAAAGGCATCTACTCCACCCATCCCAATCCGCGTGTCGGCTGCGTCATCGTTCGCGATGGCCAGGTCGTGGGCGAAGGCTGGCACGTCCGCGCCGGCGAGCCCCACGCTGAAGTCCATGCCCTGCGGCAGGCCGGCGAGCTGGCTCGCGGCGCCACCGCCTACGTCACCCTCGAACCCTGCAGCCACCATGGCCGCACGCCGCCCTGTGCCGACGCACTGGTGGCCGCCGGGGTAGGGCGTGTGGTGGCAGCCATGCAGGACCCCAATCCCCAGGTCGCCGGCCGTGGCCTCGAGCGCCTGGCTGATGCCGGCATTGCCGTGGAAAGCGGCGTGCTGGAAGCCGAAGCGCGGGTGCTCAATGCCGGCTTCATCAAACGCATGGAGCAGGGCCTGCCCTTCGTGCGGGTCAAGCTGGCCATGAGTCTCGATGGCCGCACCGCCATGGCCAGCGGCGAAAGCCAGTGGATCACCGGCCCCGAAGCCCGCTCGGCCGTGCAACGCCTGCGTGCCCGCGCGAGCGTCGTGCTGACCGGTGCGGACACCGTGCTCACCGATGCCGCGCGCCTGACCGTACGTCCCGACGAACTGGGCCTCGATGCCGAGCTCAGCGCCCTGGCCGTCAGCCGCCCGCCGCTTCGTGTGCTGGTGGATGGCCGCCTGCGAGTGCCGCTGTCCGCGCCTTTCTTCCAGGCGGGCCCGGCTCTGGTGGCCACGGCCAGTGGGGCTGGCGAAGGCGCCTATCCGGGGCACGAACTGCTATCGCTGCCGGGCGCCGATGGTCATGTCGACCTGCGCCGACTCCTGCAGGAACTGGCGTCTCGTGGCACCAACGAAGTGCTGGTGGAAGCCGGGCCGCGCCTGGCTGGCGCTTTCGCCCGTGCCGGCCTGGTGGATGAGTACCAGATCTTCATCGCCGCCAAGTTCCTCGGCTCCAGCGCCCGTCCGCTGCTGGATTGGCCTCTGGACCGCATGGCCGAGGCGCAGGAACTGAAGATCGTCGAGATGCGCGCCGTGGGTGACGATTGGCGGGTCATCGCAGTCCCCCGTCCCATTGCCTGA
- a CDS encoding riboflavin synthase produces MFTGIIEAIGTIRAITPKGGDVRVLVETGKLDLADVKLGDSIAVNGVCLTAVELPGHGFWADVSRETLACTAFDDLKPGSPVNLEKALTPTSRLGGHLVSGHVDGIGEVVMREDNARAVQFRIRAPRELAKYIALKGSITVDGTSLTVNAVNGAEFELTIVPHTLVETIMADYRPGRRVNLEVDLLARYLERLLLGDKAAEPQASGLTESFLAEHGYLKH; encoded by the coding sequence ATGTTCACCGGCATAATCGAAGCCATTGGCACCATCCGCGCGATCACGCCCAAGGGCGGTGACGTCCGCGTCCTGGTGGAAACCGGCAAACTGGACCTCGCCGACGTCAAACTGGGCGACAGCATCGCGGTCAACGGCGTTTGCCTGACTGCCGTGGAGCTGCCCGGCCACGGCTTCTGGGCCGACGTCAGCCGTGAAACCCTGGCCTGCACCGCCTTCGATGACCTGAAGCCCGGCAGCCCGGTCAACCTGGAAAAGGCCCTGACCCCCACCAGCCGCCTGGGCGGCCACCTGGTCAGCGGCCACGTCGACGGCATCGGCGAAGTGGTGATGCGCGAAGACAATGCCCGCGCCGTGCAATTCCGCATCCGCGCCCCGCGCGAACTGGCCAAGTACATCGCCCTCAAGGGTTCGATCACCGTCGACGGCACCAGCCTGACGGTGAACGCGGTGAATGGCGCCGAGTTCGAGCTGACCATCGTTCCGCACACCCTGGTCGAGACCATCATGGCCGACTACCGCCCGGGGCGCCGGGTCAACCTGGAGGTGGACCTGCTGGCCCGCTACCTGGAGCGCCTGCTGCTCGGCGACAAGGCGGCCGAGCCCCAGGCCTCCGGCCTGACCGAAAGCTTCCTCGCCGAACACGGCTACCTCAAACACTGA
- the ribBA gene encoding bifunctional 3,4-dihydroxy-2-butanone-4-phosphate synthase/GTP cyclohydrolase II has protein sequence MALNTIDELIEDIRQGKMVILMDDEDRENEGDLIMASECVQAEHINFMARFARGLICMPMTRERCELLKLPLMAPRNGSGFGTKFTVSIEAAEGVTTGISAADRARTVQVAAAKGAKAEDIVSPGHIFPLMAQPGGVLARAGHTEAACDLSRMAGFEPSGVICEIMNDDGTMSRRPELEAFAAEHGIKIGTIADLIHYRLIHERTVERIAEQPLDSELGHFNLVTYRDAVEGDVHMALTLGKICPEEPTLVRVHNMDPLRDLFMVNQAGRWSLRAAMKEVAAAGSGVVLLLGNPLTGPQLLAHLERQLGAETKVTNPTTYSTVGAGSQILRDLGVRKMRLMSSPMKFNAISGFDLEVVEYLPAE, from the coding sequence ATGGCTCTCAACACGATCGACGAACTGATTGAAGACATCCGCCAGGGCAAGATGGTCATCCTCATGGATGACGAAGATCGCGAGAACGAAGGCGACCTGATCATGGCCTCCGAGTGCGTGCAGGCCGAGCACATCAACTTCATGGCCCGGTTCGCCCGCGGCCTGATCTGCATGCCGATGACCCGTGAGCGTTGCGAGCTGCTCAAGCTTCCGCTGATGGCGCCGCGCAACGGTTCCGGCTTCGGCACCAAGTTCACCGTCTCCATCGAGGCCGCAGAGGGCGTGACCACCGGCATCTCCGCCGCCGACCGCGCGCGCACCGTGCAGGTGGCCGCCGCCAAGGGCGCCAAGGCTGAGGACATCGTCAGCCCCGGCCACATCTTCCCGCTGATGGCCCAGCCGGGTGGCGTGCTGGCCCGCGCCGGCCACACCGAGGCAGCGTGCGACCTGTCCCGCATGGCGGGCTTCGAGCCCTCCGGCGTGATCTGCGAAATCATGAACGACGACGGCACCATGTCCCGTCGCCCGGAGCTGGAGGCCTTCGCCGCCGAGCACGGGATCAAGATCGGCACCATCGCCGACCTCATCCACTACCGCCTGATCCACGAGCGCACCGTCGAGCGCATCGCCGAGCAGCCGCTGGACAGCGAACTGGGCCACTTCAACCTGGTGACCTACCGCGATGCCGTGGAAGGTGACGTGCACATGGCCCTGACCCTGGGCAAGATCTGCCCGGAAGAGCCGACCCTGGTGCGGGTGCACAACATGGACCCGCTGCGCGACCTGTTCATGGTCAACCAGGCCGGCCGCTGGAGCCTGCGCGCCGCCATGAAGGAAGTGGCGGCTGCCGGCAGTGGCGTGGTGCTGCTGCTGGGCAATCCGCTCACCGGCCCGCAGCTGCTGGCCCATCTGGAGCGCCAGTTGGGGGCCGAAACCAAGGTCACCAACCCGACCACCTACAGCACCGTCGGTGCCGGTTCGCAGATTCTCCGCGACCTCGGGGTGCGCAAGATGCGCCTGATGAGCTCGCCGATGAAGTTCAACGCGATATCCGGTTTCGACCTGGAAGTTGTAGAATACCTGCCCGCTGAATGA
- the ribE gene encoding 6,7-dimethyl-8-ribityllumazine synthase yields MSLKTIEGTFIAPKGRYALVVGRFNSFVVESLVSGAVDALVRHGVSESDITIIRAPGAFEIPLVAQKVAQQGEYSAIIALGAVIRGGTPHFEYVAGECTKGLAQVSMEFGVPVAFGVLTVDSIEQAIERSGTKAGNKGAEAALSALEMVSLLAALEAK; encoded by the coding sequence ATGTCCCTGAAGACCATCGAAGGTACCTTCATCGCCCCCAAAGGCCGCTATGCCCTGGTGGTCGGCCGTTTCAACAGCTTCGTCGTGGAAAGCCTGGTGAGCGGCGCCGTAGACGCCCTGGTTCGCCACGGTGTCAGCGAAAGCGACATCACCATCATCCGCGCTCCCGGCGCCTTTGAAATCCCGCTGGTGGCCCAGAAGGTCGCCCAGCAAGGCGAGTACTCCGCCATCATCGCCCTCGGCGCGGTCATTCGTGGCGGCACCCCGCACTTCGAATACGTGGCCGGTGAGTGCACCAAGGGCCTGGCCCAGGTATCCATGGAATTCGGCGTACCGGTCGCTTTCGGCGTGCTGACCGTCGACTCCATCGAGCAGGCCATCGAGCGCTCCGGCACCAAGGCTGGCAACAAAGGCGCGGAAGCTGCCCTGTCTGCCCTGGAGATGGTCAGCCTGCTGGCTGCCCTGGAGGCCAAGTGA
- the nusB gene encoding transcription antitermination factor NusB codes for MSNADGSAPKAPKGKIAARRQARTLAMQALYSWHIAGQPLNEIEAQFRVDNDFSKVDGAYFHEILHGVPRQKTEIDAAFLPCLDRALEEVDPVELAILRLSTYEMMNRVDVPYRVVINEGIELAKVFGATDGHKFVNGVLDKLAPRLRAAEVRGGKR; via the coding sequence GTGAGCAACGCAGACGGTTCGGCACCCAAGGCGCCGAAAGGCAAGATTGCCGCTCGTCGCCAGGCCCGCACCCTGGCGATGCAAGCTCTGTACTCCTGGCACATCGCCGGTCAGCCGCTCAACGAAATCGAGGCGCAGTTCCGCGTCGACAACGATTTCAGCAAGGTAGACGGCGCCTACTTCCACGAGATCCTCCACGGCGTGCCGCGCCAGAAGACCGAGATCGACGCCGCTTTCCTGCCCTGCCTGGACCGCGCGCTGGAAGAGGTCGACCCGGTTGAGCTGGCGATCCTGCGTCTCTCCACCTACGAGATGATGAACCGCGTTGATGTGCCGTACCGCGTCGTGATCAACGAAGGCATCGAGCTGGCCAAGGTGTTTGGCGCCACTGACGGGCACAAGTTCGTCAACGGCGTGCTGGACAAGCTGGCACCGCGCTTGCGCGCTGCCGAAGTCCGCGGCGGCAAGCGCTGA
- the thiL gene encoding thiamine-phosphate kinase has product MGEFELIRRFFASAACAAGGEGVALGIGDDCALLHVPPGEQLAISTDTLVAGVHFPLDADPFLLGQRALAVSVSDLAAMGATPVAFTLALTLPDARADWLDGFARGLCAMAQDCRIALVGGDTTRGPLCLTLTVFGRLPVGLALRRSGARPGDLLCVGGSLGDGAGALPLVLGERQDTGPEAQYLLQRYWAPQPQLALGEALRGRATAALDISDGLLADCGHIARASGVALMVESARLPLSDALQALFPRDFALNCALAGGDDYRLAFTLPAAELAAVQADWPDVAVIGRVEAGQGVHLLDVAGAELQPPALGYQHFGSQGD; this is encoded by the coding sequence GTGGGTGAGTTCGAGCTGATCCGCCGCTTCTTCGCCTCCGCCGCCTGTGCGGCGGGAGGCGAAGGCGTTGCCCTCGGCATCGGCGACGATTGCGCCCTGCTGCACGTTCCCCCTGGTGAACAGCTGGCGATCTCCACCGATACGCTGGTGGCCGGCGTTCACTTCCCCCTGGACGCCGACCCCTTCCTGCTGGGGCAGCGCGCCCTGGCGGTTTCCGTCAGCGACCTGGCCGCCATGGGCGCCACGCCCGTCGCCTTCACCCTCGCCCTGACCCTGCCCGATGCCCGCGCCGATTGGCTGGACGGTTTCGCCCGTGGCCTCTGCGCCATGGCCCAGGATTGCCGGATCGCACTGGTGGGTGGCGATACCACCCGCGGCCCCCTCTGCCTGACCCTCACTGTGTTCGGCCGCTTGCCTGTTGGCCTGGCACTGCGCCGTTCCGGCGCGCGGCCCGGTGACCTGCTCTGCGTTGGCGGCAGCCTGGGCGATGGCGCCGGCGCGCTGCCGCTGGTGCTGGGCGAACGCCAGGACACCGGTCCCGAAGCGCAGTACCTGCTGCAGCGCTACTGGGCGCCGCAGCCGCAGCTGGCCCTGGGCGAAGCGCTACGCGGTCGGGCGACGGCAGCGCTGGACATTTCCGACGGGCTCCTGGCCGATTGCGGCCATATCGCCCGCGCATCCGGCGTCGCGCTGATGGTGGAATCGGCACGATTGCCATTGTCGGACGCCCTGCAAGCACTCTTCCCCAGGGATTTCGCCCTCAACTGTGCGCTGGCCGGTGGCGACGATTACCGCCTGGCCTTTACCCTGCCGGCCGCTGAGTTGGCCGCCGTCCAGGCCGACTGGCCGGACGTGGCGGTGATCGGTCGGGTCGAGGCCGGGCAAGGCGTGCACCTGCTCGATGTCGCCGGGGCCGAACTGCAGCCGCCGGCACTGGGTTATCAACATTTCGGGAGTCAAGGTGACTGA
- a CDS encoding phosphatidylglycerophosphatase A, translating to MTDRESATPQPIPHSVWTNPWHFIAFGFGSGTLPKAPGTWGSMVALPFIPLWQMLPDWGYWLMLGLTMLFGFWLCGKVADDLRVHDHEGIVWDEMVGMWITLWLVPEGWQWLLLGFVVFRVMDIVKPWPIHWIDRHVHGGVGIMLDDVLAGVFAWLAMQLIIWGLA from the coding sequence GTGACTGATCGCGAATCGGCCACGCCGCAACCCATCCCCCATTCGGTGTGGACCAACCCCTGGCATTTCATCGCCTTCGGCTTCGGCTCGGGCACCCTGCCCAAGGCACCGGGTACCTGGGGTTCGATGGTGGCGCTGCCCTTCATCCCCCTCTGGCAGATGCTGCCCGACTGGGGCTACTGGCTGATGCTGGGGCTGACCATGCTGTTCGGCTTCTGGCTGTGCGGCAAGGTGGCGGACGACCTGCGGGTGCACGACCATGAAGGTATCGTCTGGGACGAAATGGTCGGCATGTGGATAACCCTCTGGCTGGTGCCCGAAGGCTGGCAGTGGCTGCTGCTGGGCTTCGTGGTGTTCCGGGTGATGGATATCGTCAAGCCCTGGCCGATCCACTGGATCGACCGCCACGTCCACGGTGGCGTCGGAATCATGCTGGATGACGTGCTGGCGGGGGTCTTCGCCTGGCTGGCGATGCAACTCATCATCTGGGGTCTGGCCTAG
- a CDS encoding transporter substrate-binding domain-containing protein, whose product MRSWISKVLIACLLLPAAWAETVQADEIQLASELWPGHTNPDGTGLAWDVLRRVYEPEGIRLKIRSVPYSRSIGLVLRGEADAWLGSYRDEVKGIHYPRWHYDADRVSALSSASTPVPTLATLGQYRLVWIRGYNYDRYLPNLKHFEEIQRRSGILSMLDLGHVDFYIDARTEVDDVLKSAADPSRYRITPLMRLPLYLGFADTPRGHSLAEIFDQRMGELVASGELRPLFQRWKQPYAFDKDLEKPHAAP is encoded by the coding sequence ATGCGGAGCTGGATATCGAAGGTCCTGATCGCTTGCCTGCTGCTTCCCGCGGCCTGGGCCGAGACCGTACAGGCCGACGAAATCCAGCTCGCCAGCGAGCTCTGGCCCGGCCATACCAATCCCGACGGTACCGGCCTTGCCTGGGACGTGCTGCGGCGCGTCTACGAGCCTGAAGGCATTCGGTTGAAGATCCGCTCGGTGCCTTACTCCCGCTCCATTGGCCTGGTGCTGCGCGGCGAGGCGGACGCCTGGCTCGGTTCCTACCGCGACGAGGTCAAGGGTATTCACTACCCCCGCTGGCACTACGACGCCGACCGGGTCAGTGCTCTGTCCAGCGCCTCCACGCCGGTTCCAACCTTGGCTACCTTGGGGCAGTACCGGCTCGTCTGGATTCGTGGCTACAACTACGATCGTTATCTGCCCAACCTGAAGCACTTCGAAGAAATCCAGCGGCGCAGCGGTATCCTCTCGATGCTCGATCTCGGCCATGTGGATTTCTACATCGACGCCCGTACCGAAGTGGACGATGTGCTCAAGAGCGCCGCCGATCCCAGCCGCTACCGAATCACCCCGCTGATGCGCTTGCCGCTTTACCTGGGTTTCGCTGATACCCCGCGTGGTCACAGCCTGGCGGAAATCTTCGACCAACGCATGGGCGAGCTGGTCGCCAGTGGTGAACTACGCCCACTGTTCCAGCGCTGGAAGCAGCCCTATGCCTTCGACAAGGACCTGGAGAAACCCCATGCCGCACCCTGA
- a CDS encoding TIGR02281 family clan AA aspartic protease codes for MRTLAFLLALAPAFAGATQVQVVGLFPGAAVLNVDGQRKLVKVGQTGPGGVQVISADSKGAVLRVDGVERSYGLSREYNQAGSPSAPQKTQMSIARGNNGHYQVAGSIEGHPVQFLVDTGASSVAMSEGQARRLGIDYRVNGVPMKASTASGTVNAWRVTFDRIKVGGIEVLGVEGAVIEGEAPVDVLLGMSFLNRVRWREEQGVLMLESKF; via the coding sequence CTGCGTACTCTCGCCTTCCTGCTGGCCCTCGCTCCGGCATTTGCGGGCGCCACCCAGGTCCAGGTGGTCGGTCTGTTTCCCGGCGCCGCCGTGCTCAACGTCGACGGCCAGCGCAAGCTGGTGAAGGTGGGCCAGACCGGGCCCGGCGGCGTCCAGGTGATCAGCGCCGACAGCAAGGGCGCGGTGCTGCGGGTCGATGGCGTCGAACGCAGTTACGGCCTGTCCCGCGAATACAACCAGGCGGGTAGCCCCAGCGCGCCGCAGAAGACCCAGATGAGCATCGCCCGCGGCAACAACGGGCACTATCAGGTCGCCGGCTCCATCGAAGGCCATCCCGTGCAGTTCCTGGTGGACACCGGCGCCAGCAGCGTCGCCATGAGTGAGGGCCAGGCGCGCCGCCTGGGCATCGATTACCGGGTCAACGGCGTGCCGATGAAGGCCAGCACCGCCAGTGGGACGGTCAATGCCTGGCGGGTGACCTTCGACCGGATCAAGGTCGGTGGCATCGAGGTGCTGGGTGTGGAAGGGGCGGTGATCGAAGGCGAGGCGCCCGTCGACGTGCTGCTGGGCATGAGCTTCCTCAACCGCGTGCGCTGGCGCGAGGAGCAGGGAGTGCTGATGCTCGAATCCAAATTCTGA
- the ribA gene encoding GTP cyclohydrolase II produces MSVVFVAASQLPTPFGVFTMHGFLDEASGKEHVALTLGDVANGEPVLGRLHSECLTGDALFSLRCDCGFQLEAALRAIAEDGRGVLLYLRQEGRGIGLLNKIRAYELQDAGADTVEANERLGFGADQRDYAMCEPMLEHLGIKAIKLMTNNPRKVKALETYGLKVAERVPLQTGLNKHNRKYLATKAGKLGHMLGNLHQAEAES; encoded by the coding sequence GTGTCCGTCGTCTTCGTCGCCGCCTCCCAGTTGCCCACCCCGTTCGGTGTGTTCACCATGCACGGCTTTCTTGACGAGGCCAGCGGGAAGGAACATGTCGCCCTGACTCTGGGCGATGTCGCCAATGGTGAGCCGGTGCTGGGCCGCCTGCATTCCGAATGCCTGACTGGCGACGCCCTGTTCAGCCTGCGTTGCGATTGCGGCTTCCAGCTGGAAGCGGCGCTGCGCGCCATCGCCGAAGACGGCCGTGGTGTGCTGCTCTACCTGCGCCAGGAAGGTCGTGGCATCGGCCTGCTGAACAAGATCCGCGCCTACGAGCTGCAAGACGCCGGCGCCGATACGGTGGAAGCCAACGAGCGCCTGGGCTTCGGTGCCGATCAGCGCGACTACGCCATGTGCGAGCCGATGCTGGAACACCTGGGTATCAAGGCCATCAAGCTGATGACCAACAACCCGCGCAAGGTGAAGGCACTGGAGACCTATGGTCTCAAGGTGGCCGAGCGGGTACCGCTGCAAACCGGTCTGAACAAGCACAACCGCAAGTACCTGGCCACCAAGGCCGGCAAGCTCGGCCATATGCTGGGCAACCTGCATCAGGCGGAAGCCGAGTCGTGA
- a CDS encoding cobalamin-binding protein codes for MRRLLASLLLCLALPATAQLRVVSLAPSLSETMIDLGAADLLVGVLDGGERPTALAGLPSVGRYGQLQAESLLSLKPDLVLLWPDSVGAAGREQLKKLDVPLLVVEPRDLSQLSQSFITIGERIDRAEQGRQLAARFDAGLTDLRQRYRRDVPLKVFYQVWDKPLYTLGGRQIISDALRVCGAENVFADLSLPAPQVSVESVLQRNPEVILVSEPTQAKAWAAWSQLTAVKKGQVWPVPDVGLERPSFQMLAATEKLCRLLENAR; via the coding sequence ATGCGCCGACTGCTCGCCTCCCTGCTGTTGTGCCTCGCGCTACCCGCCACGGCACAGCTGCGGGTGGTCAGCCTGGCGCCATCCCTCAGTGAAACCATGATTGACTTGGGCGCTGCCGACCTGCTGGTGGGCGTGCTCGATGGTGGCGAACGCCCCACCGCCCTGGCTGGCCTGCCCTCCGTGGGGCGTTATGGCCAGCTGCAGGCGGAAAGCCTGCTCAGCCTCAAGCCCGATCTCGTCCTGCTCTGGCCCGATAGCGTCGGCGCCGCCGGGCGCGAACAACTGAAAAAGCTCGACGTGCCGCTATTGGTGGTAGAGCCCCGGGACCTTTCGCAGCTGTCGCAATCCTTCATCACCATTGGCGAGCGAATCGACCGCGCCGAGCAGGGCCGCCAACTGGCCGCCCGCTTCGACGCCGGCCTTACGGATCTGCGCCAGCGCTATCGGCGTGACGTGCCGTTGAAGGTCTTCTATCAGGTCTGGGACAAGCCGCTGTACACCCTGGGCGGACGGCAGATCATCAGTGACGCGCTTCGTGTCTGCGGGGCGGAGAACGTCTTCGCCGACCTCTCCCTACCGGCGCCCCAGGTGAGCGTGGAATCGGTCCTGCAGCGCAACCCCGAGGTGATCCTGGTGAGCGAACCGACTCAGGCCAAGGCCTGGGCGGCCTGGTCGCAGCTGACAGCCGTGAAGAAAGGGCAGGTCTGGCCCGTTCCGGACGTGGGCCTGGAGCGGCCGAGCTTCCAGATGCTGGCTGCCACCGAAAAGCTGTGCCGGTTGCTGGAGAACGCCAGATAG
- a CDS encoding zinc ribbon domain-containing protein YjdM: protein MSTLPPCPKCNSEFTYEDGALLICPECAHEWSADGSGEAASDDKVIKDSVGNVLQDGDTITVIKDLKVKGSSLVVKVGTKVKNIRLVDGDHDIDCKIDGIGAMKLKSEFVRKV, encoded by the coding sequence GTGAGCACACTGCCGCCCTGCCCCAAATGCAATTCTGAATTCACCTACGAGGACGGCGCGCTGCTGATCTGCCCGGAATGCGCCCACGAATGGTCCGCTGATGGCAGCGGAGAAGCGGCCAGCGACGACAAGGTAATCAAGGACTCCGTTGGCAACGTCCTGCAGGACGGCGACACCATCACCGTGATCAAGGACCTCAAGGTCAAGGGCTCGTCCCTGGTGGTAAAGGTCGGCACCAAGGTGAAGAACATCCGCCTGGTGGATGGCGATCACGACATCGACTGCAAGATCGACGGCATCGGCGCCATGAAGCTGAAGTCGGAGTTCGTGCGGAAGGTCTGA
- a CDS encoding sulfotransferase family 2 domain-containing protein — MLQRVFWKLIPKEQRNFLLSRLSAVDRQVVNRSLSANVGLPAQFGLTECLFIHVPKCAGSSISSALFGNWRPGHLPLYWYEQQFPEHFARAFKFTFVRDPLERAYSAYSYLRSNKLRVRETPAQQMVCRYRDFDEFVSRWLHADNVRKQVHFTPQTDFLVDSLGNLAMDFIGRQETMNRDFATLCQRFDIVAPLPHINPTRHRQHLPVRELCSTRTRRLVRRAYERDYEWLGYE; from the coding sequence ATGTTGCAACGTGTTTTCTGGAAGCTGATCCCCAAGGAACAGCGCAACTTCCTGCTCAGCCGCCTGAGCGCGGTGGACCGGCAGGTGGTCAACCGCTCCCTGTCGGCCAATGTCGGGCTGCCCGCCCAATTCGGCTTGACTGAGTGCCTCTTTATCCACGTGCCCAAGTGCGCCGGCAGCAGCATCAGTTCGGCGCTGTTCGGTAACTGGCGGCCGGGGCATCTGCCGCTCTACTGGTACGAGCAGCAATTCCCCGAGCACTTCGCGCGGGCCTTCAAGTTCACCTTCGTGCGCGACCCGCTGGAGCGTGCCTACTCCGCTTACAGCTACTTGCGCAGCAACAAACTGCGGGTGCGGGAAACTCCGGCCCAGCAGATGGTCTGCCGCTATCGGGACTTCGATGAGTTCGTCAGCCGCTGGCTGCATGCGGACAACGTGCGCAAACAGGTCCACTTCACGCCGCAGACGGATTTCCTGGTGGATTCCCTTGGCAACCTGGCGATGGATTTCATCGGTCGCCAGGAAACCATGAATCGCGACTTCGCCACCCTGTGTCAGCGTTTCGACATCGTCGCCCCGCTGCCGCACATCAATCCCACGCGGCATCGGCAGCACCTGCCGGTGCGGGAACTCTGCTCGACCCGCACACGGCGCCTCGTGCGCCGGGCGTATGAGCGCGACTACGAGTGGCTCGGTTATGAGTGA
- the cysC gene encoding adenylyl-sulfate kinase, translating to MSEAHPHTLAVPVWARSAIKHQRPRCIWLTGLSGAGKSTLVNALELKLNARGLHTYVLDGDNLRRGLCRDLGMSVEDRQENIRRIAEVARLMVDAGLIVIVSAIAPFRADREAARRLFNPGEFYLVYVSTSFDACARRDPKGLYRAALEGRLRNFTGLDSPYEPPLDADWEVDTEVTELPVAARELLGFVLSN from the coding sequence ATGAGTGAGGCACATCCCCACACCTTGGCCGTGCCCGTCTGGGCCCGGTCGGCCATCAAGCACCAGCGGCCGCGCTGCATCTGGCTGACCGGACTGTCGGGAGCCGGCAAGTCCACATTGGTCAACGCCCTCGAACTGAAACTCAATGCCCGCGGCCTGCACACCTATGTGCTGGACGGTGACAACCTGAGAAGGGGCTTGTGTCGTGACCTGGGCATGTCTGTCGAGGACCGCCAGGAGAACATTCGCCGCATTGCCGAAGTGGCGCGGCTGATGGTGGATGCAGGGCTGATCGTGATTGTCTCGGCCATCGCGCCCTTTCGCGCCGACCGCGAGGCGGCACGGCGCCTGTTCAATCCCGGAGAGTTCTACCTGGTCTATGTCAGTACCTCCTTCGACGCCTGTGCCCGCCGGGACCCCAAGGGTCTGTACCGGGCGGCGCTGGAAGGGCGCCTGCGCAATTTCACCGGCCTGGACAGCCCCTACGAACCGCCGCTGGATGCGGACTGGGAAGTGGACACCGAAGTGACCGAGTTGCCTGTGGCTGCCCGGGAATTGCTGGGGTTCGTGCTCAGCAATTGA
- a CDS encoding LEA type 2 family protein: MRTLRLAALMFPLLLLHGCAVLDQHDPLQVDLAGMEPIPGEGLEMRFNLKLRVQNPNEGAFHYSGVALELDLNDLPLASGVSSHGGTVAGFGEALIEVPVTISAFSVLRQAWTMSGSPFQNVPYALRGKLGGGFWGTRHFTDAGLLSIPEPLDTP; this comes from the coding sequence ATGCGCACTCTCCGCCTTGCCGCCCTGATGTTCCCGCTGCTTTTGCTCCATGGCTGCGCCGTACTCGACCAGCACGACCCGCTGCAGGTCGACCTGGCCGGCATGGAGCCCATTCCCGGAGAAGGCCTGGAGATGCGCTTCAACCTCAAGCTGCGGGTGCAGAACCCCAACGAAGGGGCCTTCCACTACAGCGGCGTCGCCCTGGAACTGGACCTCAATGACCTGCCCCTGGCCAGCGGCGTCAGCAGCCACGGCGGAACCGTGGCGGGGTTTGGCGAAGCGTTGATCGAAGTGCCGGTGACGATCTCGGCCTTTTCCGTGCTGCGCCAGGCCTGGACCATGAGCGGCAGCCCGTTCCAGAACGTTCCCTACGCCCTGCGCGGGAAGCTGGGCGGCGGCTTCTGGGGCACTCGGCACTTCACGGACGCCGGACTGCTGAGCATTCCCGAGCCGCTCGATACGCCTTAG